In the Malassezia vespertilionis chromosome 3, complete sequence genome, one interval contains:
- a CDS encoding uncharacterized protein (COG:J; EggNog:ENOG503NX1S) — protein sequence MAPVAGSVPSNAPAKDVQRSSAQPATPAQMDAIRRLVQVVVRLFYDDGHILLMDQLVSVAAIPTDVLARRVGLQPRDLGALAAKMVEDNLVSIHRSQENRDSLMARAFSRTYYYIDYKHFLDVIKWRMMAMRRHIDTKLRNGLDNKGYVCLRCRRSYSALEVGHLLNFSRNVFVCETPGCNTELVDNEDAEDVRRSKDTLTRFNEQLYVVQQALRSVEGVALPPMDIHAWLAKHAATQPWVHEMPRDDKQFVPGAAPRPTQKGPSVRVEMSGSDPTAELEKQQERVREEDKQRAQNMLPAWHLASTVSGERTGLGTAIAERRTDAAAAAPAAQQEEAHDEDIDYYARYTSQLETAPEEEGGWSDVDVDTLSGAKRKAEEDTELEAKRARTEPADDEDDDMEDVI from the coding sequence ATGGCGCCCGTCGCAGgaagcgtgccgagcaatGCGCCCGCCAAggacgtgcagcgctcgtCTGCGCAGCCTGCGACGCCTGCGCAGATGGACGCTATCCGGCGACTTGTGCAGGTGGTTGTGCGTTTGTTCTACGACGACGGCCATATTCTGCTGATGGACCAGCTTGTGAGCGTTGCAGCGATCCCGACCGATGTacttgcacggcgcgttgGGCTCCAGCCGCGAGACCTTGgggcgcttgcggcgaaGATGGTGGAAGACAATCTGGTATCTATTCACCGCTCGCAGGAAAACAGAGACAGTTtgatggcgcgcgcgttttcACGCACGTACTACTACATCGATTACAAGCATTTCCTCGATGTGATAAAGTGGCGGATGATGGCAATGCGGCGGCATATTGATacaaagctgcgcaatgggCTTGATAATAAGGGATATGTATGCCTGCGCTGTCGTCGGTCCTACTCGGCGCTCGAAGTGGGCCATCTCTTGAACTTTTCGAGGAATGTGTTCGTGTGCGAGACGCCTGGGTGCAATACGGAGCTGGTCGATAACGAGGATGCAGAGGATGTGCGGCGATCCAAGGATACGCTCACGCGCTTTAATGAGCAGCTGTATGTTGTGCaacaggcgctgcgcagtgtCGAAGGTGTCGCGCTGCCACCGATGGACATTCATGCATGGCTCGCAAAGCACGCTGCAACGCAGCCCTGGGTGCATGAGATGCCACGCGACGATAAACAGTTTGTgccgggcgcagcgccgcgccctACGCAAAAGGGCccgagcgtgcgtgtgGAAATGTCGGGGAGCGACCCGACCGCGGAGCTGGAGAAGCAGCAGGaacgcgtgcgcgaagaagaCAAACAGCGTGCACAGAACATGTTGCCCGCCTGGCATCTTGCATCGACTGTCAGCGGCGAGAGGACGGGTCTTGGGACTGCTATtgcggagcggcgcaccgatgcagcggcggcagctcccgccgcgcagcaggaaGAGGCACACGACGAAGATATCGACTACTATGCCCGGTATACATCGCAGCTCGAGACGGCCCCGGAGGAGGAGGGTGGCTGGAGCGACGTTGATGTGGATACGCTCAGtggcgcaaagcgcaaaGCGGAAGAGGACACGGAGTTGGAAgcgaaacgcgcgcgcacagagcccgcagacgacgaggacgacgatATGGAGGATGTTATCTAG
- a CDS encoding uncharacterized protein (TransMembrane:10 (i118-145o157-179i191-209o215-236i248-270o290-313i550-569o581-602i614-640o690-710i); EggNog:ENOG503NXBV; COG:S) — protein sequence MNARSLLDGAQRSAPGTPVENSECSTEASADDALLQGAQVPCEPVSFKRRQQGMGSVRRWISHAAQHTSRAGSFSFPLWRRATATTMPDDWEHPARYFSASHVTAPPMLAGDGNPLPMLPYTVLCLFIFGEFCSAGVAGPFLFFMLQDFHIDDEGRVGFWAGIVTSAFFLAQFLTSLLWTSAAEKRGRRNVLQISLVGSTVSLLLYGVAPNLTCAIFFRLCQGFFYGAVGVAKGAVRDLVDETNESRAYVQMGLCWGMGGIVGPILGGLLEHPAEKYPWLFGQSALLTQYPYLLPCTAAVSCTALAAILSLFLDPEARGTIRVPDSDAPGTPSSVDEDPFLPGVELRPTRGTAYGHTRGVRHASVPVVQHSQHAAPARHSYMASRPDEAQHRVSNMSLMERFVLANDDAVLSITDLWVAAATNADEQEEHGSVVEYDSDHEPYTDTPPLLGQAYWEPQSRPVSANTYVPPAHFARTHRVRTPSSQHVREDAPPPQGVPAAPASVWACLPVVVIAEYGLLSFHSATFDQIFLAFLVTPADSGGLALTAGHYAILISAMAFCQLFFQFKVYPNVGPPNGRLSYLAMLQLGLSLHFPCYVLFPFLRTFVMPSTDVLVMMGMIACATLRWLANVFSFTSITFLLNVWSPAHLAPLANGLAQTVSAGARCVGPIVGGVLWAQSIRGGPDAQPWPFNFHMAFWVVGLVACAAWISARYMREPSM from the coding sequence ATGAACGCACGGTCGTTGCtcgacggtgcgcagcgcagtgcgccgggcACGCCCGTGGAGAACTCGGAGTGTTCGACAGAGGCCAGTGCAGAtgacgcgctgctgcagggCGCCCAAGTGCCGTGTGAGCCCGTGTCGTTCAAGCGGCGCCAGCAGGGCATGGGCAGTGTGCGCCGATGGATCagccatgcagcgcagcacacgAGCCGCGCAGGCAGTTTCAGCTTTCCGCTatggcgccgtgcgacgGCAACTACAATGCCGGACGATTGGGAGCATCCAGCGCGCTACTTTAGTGCTAGTCACGtcactgcgccgccgatgcTTGCAGGCGACGGGAATCCATTGCCCATGCTGCCGTACACTGTCCTGTGCCTTTTTATATTTGGCGAGTTTTGCTCCGCAGGCGTCGCAGGTCCCTTTCTGTTTTTTATGCTGCAGGATTTCCACATCGACGACGAAGGGCGTGTGGGATTCTGGGCGGGGATCGTAACTTCTGCTTTTTTTCTCGCGCAGTTTCTCACTTCCCTCCTGTGGACATCCGCTGCTGAGAAACGCGGCAGACGCAACGTGCTCCAAATCTCGCTTGTGGGAAGCACCGTGTCCCTGCTTTTGTACGGCGTAGCGCCGAATCTCACTTGTGCGATCTTCTTCCGGCTGTGCCAAGGTTTTTTTTACGGCGCCGTCGGCGTCGCCAaaggcgccgtgcgcgaccTTGTCGACGAGACAAATGAGAGCCGCGCGTATGTGCAGATGGGGCTGTGCTGgggcatgggcggcattGTAGGCCCGATACTGGGcggcctgctcgagcacccCGCAGAAAAGTACCCATGGCTCTTTGGACAAAGCGCTTTGCTCACACAATACCCGTACCTACTGCCATGCACGGCAGCAGTGTCATGTacagcgctcgcagcgaTCCTCTCGCTCTTTCTCGACCctgaagcgcgcggcacgattCGCGTACCCGATTCGGATGCGCCGGGCACGCCGTCCAGTGTCGACGAGGATCCTTTTTTGCCCGGCGTCGAGCTGCGTCCTACGCGGGGCACTGCTTATGGCCACACGCGAGGCGTTCGCCACGCATCGGTGCCTGTTGTTCAGCACTCACAGCACGCAGCCCCTGCGCGGCATTCCTACATGGCGTCGAGGcccgacgaggcgcagcaccgcgtgTCCAACATGTCGTTAATGGAGCGATTTGTGCTGGCCAACGATGACGCGGTCCTCTCGATCACCGATCTTTGGGTCGCCGCAGCGACCAATGCAGACGAGCAGGAAGAGCATGGCTCGGTCGTCGAGTACGACTCGGACCACGAACCATATACAGATACCCCGCCACTCCTGGGCCAGGCATACTGGGAGCCTCAGTCGCGCCCCGTCTCGGCCAATACGTATGTTCCTCCCGCTCATTTCGCACGCACACATCGCGTGCGTACGCCGAGCAGCCAGCATGTCCGGGAGGATGCTCCGCCCCCTCAAGGCgtgccagcagcgccagcatcGGTGTGGGCATGTCTCCCGGTGGTGGTCATTGCCGAGTACGGCCTGCTTTCCTTCCATTCTGCCACCTTTGACCAAATTTTCCTCGCGTTTCTCGTCACCCCCGCCGACTCTGGAGGACTTGCACTGACCGCGGGGCACTATGCGATCCTCATCTCTGCCATGGCTTTCTGCCAGCTCTTTTTTCAGTTCAAAGTGTACCCAAACGTCGGGCCACCCAATGGCCGTCTGTCCTATTTGGCCATGCTGCAGCTGGGCCTCTCGCTACACTTTCCCTGCTACGTGCTCTTTCCATTCCTACGCACGTTTGTAATGCCAAGCACCGACGTGCTTGTGATGATGGGCATGATTGCATGTGCCACGCTGCGGTGGCTCGCCAACGTGTTTAGTTTTACTTCGATCACATTTCTTTTGAATGTTTGGTCGCCGGCGCACCTCGCTCCTTTGGCAAATGGACTTGCACAGACGGTGAGTGCGggtgcgcggtgcgtgggACCGATTGTAGGCGGCGTTCTGTGGGCACAAAGTATTCGTGGCGGGCCGGATGCACAGCCATGGCCGTTCAACTTCCACATGGCGTTCTGGGTAGTGGG